Part of the Pieris brassicae chromosome 11, ilPieBrab1.1, whole genome shotgun sequence genome, AGCTTTATTACGACTAATGTTTACCGAGACACAGTAATGAATACTGTAGTAAACTGAGCTTTTTATGCCAAACACAGGCTTTCTAATCTTAATAGAGTATCGTATTAGAAAgaactatataaattaaaactcgATACCATTTCATATCTTTAATAATAGATCATTACTTAAAAAGCAGACATAGCATTATATTTGTTCatttatctaattattttttttaattcaaataagtaACATAGATTTTGCTTGATTTTCCGCCTCGTTTAGAGGCCGCAAAGGATACAAACGCGGAATCGACAGACGGTCATGAATGCTAATTGAAAAGCCTATGCCAGTGCAAACGTGGTATGAGAAATCACAGTCGTAACCAAATGCGCATTTTGCTCCGTATTCGTCTTCCTCCATTTTCTCAGTGCATGGTTCACCGGGACCctggaaataaaatacatatatataagtgTATTAAAACTAAAGCGTGACTTTTCCAATACGAGTTTGTGTGTTATTCTATGATGCCTtgaaataactaaaacttttaaaatattcaattaaataacttatttctgtaaagaaataaattaggaaggatacacaatatttttttttgaacgGGCCGAAGGGACTTTCTTTTGACTTACCCTGTAACAGTCTCGGCGGCCGCAGACTTCGTTGAAGTATGATCCTCGGTCACATTTTTTATACCTCTGAGTGCCGATCGTAATATTGCATTTAGGGTTTCCATTGTCTGGATTAAACTGCCATGGGGCGTTATAACATACAGGACATTCTACCAGAATTCTGAAATTTAGGTATATCATAATATATCTTTTGTAACAAAACTAGTGTTCTTTCGTAGAAAATATACGTAAACGAAATATTCTTTAAGGGTAAATACCAATTATAAATCCAGTTATTTATCTATGTATGTATCCTTTACCTTTTATGATTATGCATATTCTGTGGAAAAGGAGTTaagatacttatttttaatgtagaactatttttaattctatatcaaatatgtaataaatataaacataccaATATTCCTATATATTGAAACAACATCTAAAACAACATCTAACAAAGcatccaaaaaatatttgcaaaataattcaaaagctTTGAATATCCATCGAGGTTACCCTTCGTTCGGGTGATGTTCCTCCTTTTCAATAAGATTACGACCCTGGTAGCCCCTGTAGTGGGCCATACAACCAGCGCTTGCTAATAACAGGAAGATTATAGGAGACATTTGGAGTTCTGCAAAAACGGGACAAAtgtcatttaaaattgtattaaaatgtcaGTTATTTTACTAGAGACTCCATTGATAAATCGTTTCTTTttggaaaattaaattgagatataataataatatagccttTATATTCTGAAACTCTGTGATCTGTGATCTTTAATACGTTTTCACTATAGTATATCGCGGAGTTCGGTGTATCTCTCAGAAAAGGCCTCCTCTAATTCTTTTGACTCTTCTTCAGTTGTAGCTTACTGTTAATTTGAGTTCGTCCTCCCATCCTTTACGTTGTCAGCCTCTTCTTCTCTCTAAGAATTACTAGGGACCATAGACCATTAAATCATAGAGTTGAATATAGTTCGCGTAGTTGTAGTGTCATGCAAAACGTGCTACTGTCAAATGTATTCTTATCATGATAATTTTGAATACAGAGCAACTGCAGAGAAAGTCTCATCAAGTCATCTTTCTCCGAATCGTAAACAGCATTGCATATATGCATCATCTAATGCGAgctatttgatattaataatgaattttatttttataaaactttctaatatatatatatgtagatgacataattttcttatatattgtatacgtAGATGAAAtacttttgaattaattattgaatcgTTTTGTTACGGACAAACTGTTGAAGTTATATTAAGCAAGATATTGTATTTGTTGCGTTACCTATTAGCGTAGGATGAATTCTAATATgtacgaaattaatatttggtcGTACTGTAAAAGAATAATTAACCACCACGTCAAATATAATCTCGACAAAGGTCACACATACattccattaaaaattaataagtaaacagttatagaaatttgaggccaAGACAAAGGCTTCCAGCATCAAACTGTTTAACCGTTTGAAGTtccaaatttgtttttttaaaacattcatCTGTTTTAAACTGCGATTTAACGTGAACTTCCAGagttcaaagtaaaaataaaatcggcCGATGTTATTGAACTAGGGTAAAAATACGTTTAAGTCGACTTTCGGcgatcaatattatttttcatacgaATTTGTCGGCGTTAACATGGGTACATTCGCAGTGTTTGATATGAAAAA contains:
- the LOC123716090 gene encoding uncharacterized protein LOC123716090; the protein is MSPIIFLLLASAGCMAHYRGYQGRNLIEKEEHHPNEGILVECPVCYNAPWQFNPDNGNPKCNITIGTQRYKKCDRGSYFNEVCGRRDCYRGPGEPCTEKMEEDEYGAKCAFGYDCDFSYHVCTGIGFSISIHDRLSIPRLYPLRPLNEAENQAKSMLLI